The following are encoded together in the Proteiniphilum saccharofermentans genome:
- the hemW gene encoding radical SAM family heme chaperone HemW, which yields MAGIYIHIPFCKIRCTYCDFYTGTNETQMDAFVDALCVEARIRKDEISEPVKTIYFGGGTPSRLRQEHFERIFDVLLHHYSIVPEVEITVEANPDDLSEAYVEMLSRLPLNRLSMGIQSFNDGELKFLSRRHSAQQAIDAVRRCQQHGFGNISIDLMYGLPQQTEEIWRHNLTQAIALDVPHISSYHLIYEEKTKMYRLLQAGRIKPAEEELSTAMFAMLIDRLTSHGYIHYEISAFGKEGHFSRHNSSYWKNEKYLGLGPAAHSFDGDNRTLNVPSLMRYIKGVESGVLDRETEHLSLSEKYNEAILTGLRTMWGLDLTELTACFGNEFHHYCMENARKYLDRNLLRIKDGRMKLTREGIFISDGIMSDLMWVG from the coding sequence GTGGCGGGCATATATATCCACATTCCTTTTTGTAAGATCCGGTGTACTTATTGTGATTTTTATACCGGCACCAACGAAACGCAGATGGATGCTTTCGTCGATGCACTCTGTGTCGAAGCCAGGATAAGGAAGGATGAGATCTCCGAACCGGTGAAGACCATCTATTTTGGCGGTGGAACCCCTTCACGACTCCGACAGGAACATTTTGAAAGGATCTTCGACGTACTGCTGCACCATTATTCCATTGTCCCGGAGGTGGAGATCACTGTGGAAGCAAATCCCGATGACCTTTCGGAGGCATATGTGGAAATGCTCTCCCGGCTACCTCTCAACCGCCTCAGTATGGGAATTCAGAGTTTCAACGACGGGGAATTGAAATTCCTGAGCAGACGACACTCTGCACAACAGGCCATCGACGCGGTAAGGAGGTGCCAGCAACATGGTTTCGGGAATATCAGTATCGACCTGATGTACGGGTTACCGCAACAAACAGAGGAGATCTGGCGGCATAACCTGACACAAGCCATTGCCCTCGATGTTCCTCATATATCCTCTTATCATCTTATTTATGAAGAAAAAACAAAAATGTACCGGCTGTTACAGGCCGGCAGGATAAAACCGGCAGAAGAAGAGCTCAGTACTGCTATGTTCGCCATGTTGATCGATCGGCTCACCTCACATGGATATATCCACTATGAAATTTCGGCATTTGGGAAAGAAGGTCACTTTTCACGACACAACAGTTCTTACTGGAAGAATGAGAAATATCTTGGTTTAGGGCCGGCGGCCCACTCGTTTGATGGAGACAACCGCACCTTGAATGTCCCGTCGCTTATGCGGTATATTAAAGGTGTGGAATCGGGCGTATTGGACCGGGAAACAGAACATCTGAGTCTCAGCGAAAAATATAACGAGGCTATACTTACCGGTCTTCGCACTATGTGGGGACTCGATCTTACCGAACTTACAGCCTGCTTTGGCAACGAATTTCACCATTATTGCATGGAGAATGCAAGAAAATACCTCGACAGGAACCTGCTCAGGATCAAAGACGGCAGAATGAAGTTGACCCGCGAGGGTATCTTTATCTCCGATGGCATCATGAGCGACCTGATGTGGGTCGGTTAA
- a CDS encoding ABC transporter permease: MQYGENIRLALQGLVDHKFRSFLTMLGIIFGVASVITMLSIGEGAKREAIAKYQDLGVNNIIIREKTLSDEELEEVRAKFSQGLSIQDANVIREIVPGVERVASQAEKNTDVRFDDKSVKSTVIGITPDFLSLMNYKVQQGYFINEKHYNERLKVCVLGAGIAATFFKGDDPIGKLVKIDDQWLEVIGVLASKSLFTETVGELAARDLNTDVYVPLSLFLNRFTRDNILSSEIQQITVQINNSDRLVESSRIIDEILKRHHFNNDDYSIVIPYELLKQEEKERQIYNILLGAIAAISLLVGGIGIMNIMLATVMERTREIGIRRSVGARKIDIMSQFVTESVAISITGGLIGVLIGIMLSLVVTLFTDITTFIKPYSVFIAFSFSVIVGVSFGYLPAKNAANLKPVDSIRYE, encoded by the coding sequence ATGCAATACGGTGAAAATATTCGCTTAGCGCTTCAGGGATTGGTCGACCATAAATTTCGTTCATTTCTGACCATGTTAGGGATCATATTTGGCGTGGCTTCGGTAATCACCATGTTATCGATTGGGGAGGGGGCAAAACGTGAAGCCATCGCGAAATATCAGGATCTGGGAGTAAATAATATCATTATCAGGGAGAAAACACTTTCTGATGAAGAGTTGGAAGAGGTACGGGCTAAATTCTCCCAAGGGCTTTCCATACAGGATGCAAATGTCATCCGGGAGATTGTGCCGGGAGTAGAGAGGGTTGCATCGCAGGCTGAAAAGAACACTGATGTGAGATTCGACGACAAGTCGGTGAAGTCAACAGTCATAGGAATTACTCCCGATTTTCTTAGTTTGATGAACTATAAAGTACAACAAGGTTACTTTATCAATGAGAAACACTATAATGAGCGATTGAAAGTTTGTGTATTGGGGGCGGGTATAGCCGCTACTTTCTTTAAAGGCGATGATCCTATCGGCAAGTTGGTGAAAATCGACGACCAGTGGTTGGAAGTGATCGGTGTGCTGGCGTCGAAAAGTCTTTTCACCGAAACGGTGGGTGAGTTGGCGGCCAGGGATTTGAATACGGATGTGTATGTCCCGCTATCTTTGTTTCTGAATCGCTTTACAAGAGATAATATACTTTCAAGTGAAATTCAGCAGATTACAGTGCAGATCAACAATTCGGACAGACTGGTTGAATCGTCCAGAATTATCGACGAGATATTAAAAAGACATCACTTTAATAATGATGATTACAGTATTGTGATCCCTTACGAACTTCTTAAACAGGAAGAAAAAGAACGACAGATCTATAACATCCTTTTGGGTGCAATCGCAGCCATATCGCTGTTGGTAGGAGGTATAGGGATTATGAATATTATGTTGGCCACCGTTATGGAGCGTACCCGCGAGATAGGGATCCGGCGATCGGTGGGGGCACGTAAGATTGATATAATGAGTCAGTTCGTTACTGAATCAGTGGCAATCAGCATTACCGGAGGACTGATAGGAGTGCTGATCGGGATAATGCTTTCGTTGGTGGTTACCTTGTTTACCGACATAACCACCTTTATCAAACCCTATTCTGTTTTTATCGCATTCTCTTTTTCGGTAATTGTAGGGGTTAGTTTTGGATATCTGCCGGCAAAGAATGCTGCCAATTTAAAACCGGTAGATTCCATCCGTTACGAATAA
- a CDS encoding efflux RND transporter periplasmic adaptor subunit: MRYKFKTHPFFLFCLIFFIGCGQKETKQIAVGKVAKGTFFLDLYEEGEIEAVQSINIVAPMISWRYGNLKITELVKDGQEVKAGDTIIVFDPSEVLKGIVEAESSLEIAKAEFEKMIAQQKSDLEELRAGYEVARISHEISKIRFESSEYESEIRKKEIQLNLDKADIALERAREQIDNRVKIQNEEVKQKNLSIMQFQSRLDEAHETLKKLSVVTPSSGIAIISRNWSSNNKFQIGDQCWSGFPLIQLPDLSKLKATVKINEVDVAKINKDLRVEIKPDAFSDQTFTGTVSSIANLAVNKDGSSKIKVFPVEIMLNESDKNLLPGLTVSCRIIIDKIEDVLYIPLDAVRAEGDKTFVYKKSGPGYDKIEIETGQSNTDYVVVVSGLKEGDEIALVDPFAVETDEKKPERSEAG, encoded by the coding sequence ATGAGGTATAAGTTTAAAACACATCCTTTTTTTCTTTTTTGCCTGATTTTTTTTATTGGATGTGGTCAAAAAGAGACGAAGCAAATAGCTGTCGGGAAAGTGGCGAAAGGAACCTTTTTCCTTGACTTGTACGAAGAGGGGGAGATCGAAGCCGTACAATCTATTAATATAGTGGCTCCGATGATTTCATGGAGATACGGGAATCTGAAGATTACCGAATTGGTAAAAGATGGGCAGGAGGTGAAAGCCGGGGATACGATAATCGTTTTTGATCCGTCGGAAGTACTCAAAGGTATTGTGGAAGCGGAGTCAAGCTTGGAAATAGCCAAGGCTGAGTTCGAAAAAATGATCGCCCAGCAGAAATCCGATCTGGAAGAGTTGAGGGCCGGATATGAAGTGGCGCGAATTTCCCATGAGATATCTAAAATACGGTTTGAATCGTCAGAATACGAATCGGAGATCAGAAAGAAAGAGATACAACTGAATCTTGATAAAGCCGACATTGCTTTGGAGCGGGCCAGAGAGCAAATAGATAACCGGGTAAAAATACAAAATGAGGAAGTAAAACAGAAAAATCTTTCTATCATGCAGTTCCAATCCCGGCTCGATGAAGCGCATGAAACACTAAAAAAACTCTCCGTGGTAACACCTTCTTCCGGAATAGCCATCATATCAAGAAATTGGAGTAGCAACAATAAGTTTCAGATTGGAGATCAATGCTGGTCCGGATTTCCCCTTATCCAGTTACCCGACCTGTCTAAGTTAAAGGCAACAGTAAAGATCAACGAAGTGGACGTCGCGAAAATAAATAAAGACCTGAGGGTCGAAATAAAACCGGATGCATTTTCCGATCAGACCTTTACCGGCACAGTCAGTTCTATTGCCAACCTGGCAGTGAATAAGGACGGATCATCGAAGATAAAAGTATTTCCTGTCGAAATAATGTTGAACGAGTCGGATAAGAACCTTCTCCCCGGTCTTACCGTGAGTTGCCGTATAATTATAGACAAGATAGAGGATGTGCTTTATATTCCTTTGGATGCCGTGAGAGCGGAAGGAGATAAGACATTTGTCTATAAAAAGAGTGGACCCGGTTATGATAAAATAGAGATTGAAACGGGGCAGAGTAATACCGACTATGTGGTAGTTGTCAGTGGACTGAAAGAGGGAGATGAAATTGCTCTTGTAGATCCTTTTGCAGTGGAAACCGACGAGAAGAAACCGGAAAGAAGTGAGGCGGGATAG
- a CDS encoding ABC transporter ATP-binding protein: MLIEIKELKKSYSLGESEIPVIHGINLHIEKNEYVAIMGPSGSGKSTLMNILGCLDTASSGHYYLNNIDVSTLDDDALSLTRNREIGFIFQNFNLLPRLNAVQNVELPLVYAGIASNERREKALKALERVGLSDRLHHKPSELSGGQRQRVAIARALVTNPGILLADEPTGALDSKTGVEIMRLFEELHKEGNTIILITHEQEIADYAHRNIYLKDGMIHSDKPNHQRKTL, from the coding sequence ATGCTGATAGAAATCAAAGAACTGAAGAAGAGTTATTCTCTTGGGGAGAGTGAAATTCCTGTTATACACGGTATAAATCTCCATATCGAGAAAAATGAATATGTAGCCATTATGGGGCCTTCGGGTTCAGGTAAATCAACATTAATGAATATCCTGGGATGTTTGGATACCGCATCGAGCGGCCACTACTATCTGAATAATATAGATGTAAGCACTTTGGATGATGATGCCCTCTCACTTACGAGGAACAGGGAGATCGGTTTTATTTTTCAGAATTTCAACCTGCTGCCACGATTAAATGCTGTCCAGAATGTTGAACTTCCGTTGGTTTATGCCGGAATAGCAAGTAATGAGCGCCGGGAAAAGGCTTTGAAAGCCTTGGAGAGAGTCGGGTTGTCCGACCGGTTGCATCATAAGCCATCGGAATTGAGTGGCGGACAGCGACAGAGAGTGGCCATTGCCAGGGCTTTGGTAACCAATCCCGGAATATTGTTGGCGGATGAACCTACCGGGGCGCTTGATTCTAAAACAGGGGTAGAGATCATGCGGCTGTTCGAAGAGTTGCATAAAGAAGGTAATACCATTATCTTAATTACACACGAACAGGAAATTGCTGATTATGCCCATCGGAATATCTATCTGAAAGATGGGATGATCCATTCCGATAAACCGAATCATCAAAGGAAAACTTTGTAA
- a CDS encoding tryptophanase translates to MNEIKFYNGENIPLELHKVRIVQKLHLVPIERRLEALQEGGFNTFRLNTKDVFLDMLTDSGTNAMSDNQLAAMMQADDAYAGSQSFFRLQKAVEDVLGKKYYLPVHQGRAAENILSNAYVRKGNLVPMNYHFTTAMAHITQYGGKIAELLYDEAYVINSSHPFKGNMNIEKLEEVIKVHGAKNIPFIRMEASTNLIGGQPFSVQNLRDVRAIADKYNIRIVLDASLLGENAYLVIQREEEFKDSTMGEVMKIMTGLADIVYFSARKLSSSRGGGICTDNADIYKELEALVPLFEGFLTYGGISVREIEAMAVGLYETLDETMISQSPDFIAYLVNALDAHGVPVVKPAGVLGVHVDAMQVCEHIPQKEYPAGALAAALFLISGIRGMERGSISNQRDEYGNETYADMELVRLAVPRRVFTLSQIKYVEDRMTWLYENRALIGGLRFVYEPPVLRFFMGGLEPVSDWPQKLIAKFKEDFGESL, encoded by the coding sequence ATGAATGAAATTAAATTTTACAACGGGGAGAATATTCCGTTGGAGTTACACAAGGTACGTATAGTACAAAAATTACATTTAGTACCTATTGAGAGAAGATTAGAAGCGTTACAGGAAGGTGGATTCAATACTTTTAGGCTCAATACCAAAGATGTATTCCTCGACATGCTCACCGACAGCGGCACCAATGCAATGAGTGACAACCAGTTGGCCGCCATGATGCAGGCCGATGACGCCTATGCCGGGTCACAGAGTTTCTTCCGGCTGCAGAAAGCGGTGGAAGATGTTCTTGGCAAGAAATATTATCTCCCGGTACATCAGGGTCGTGCCGCGGAAAATATCCTGTCGAACGCCTATGTACGGAAAGGCAATCTGGTACCGATGAACTACCACTTTACCACCGCCATGGCACACATCACCCAATACGGAGGCAAGATCGCGGAATTGTTGTATGACGAAGCCTATGTGATTAATTCCTCACACCCTTTCAAGGGAAATATGAATATTGAAAAACTGGAAGAGGTTATTAAGGTGCATGGAGCCAAGAATATCCCGTTTATCCGTATGGAAGCCTCTACCAACCTTATCGGTGGACAGCCCTTCTCGGTACAGAATCTAAGAGATGTACGTGCTATTGCCGACAAATATAATATCCGGATTGTACTCGATGCGAGCCTTTTGGGTGAGAATGCCTATTTAGTGATTCAACGGGAAGAGGAGTTCAAAGATAGCACAATGGGTGAAGTGATGAAGATCATGACCGGGCTGGCAGATATTGTCTATTTTTCAGCGCGGAAACTTAGCTCTTCCCGCGGAGGTGGTATCTGCACCGACAATGCCGACATTTACAAAGAACTGGAAGCACTGGTACCTCTGTTCGAAGGATTTCTGACCTATGGAGGTATCTCTGTTCGTGAAATTGAAGCAATGGCAGTAGGTCTATATGAAACACTCGACGAAACGATGATCAGTCAAAGTCCCGACTTTATTGCTTACCTGGTGAATGCACTCGATGCACACGGTGTGCCGGTGGTAAAGCCTGCCGGCGTGTTGGGTGTCCACGTAGATGCGATGCAGGTATGTGAGCATATCCCGCAAAAAGAATATCCTGCAGGTGCATTGGCCGCAGCGCTGTTCCTTATTTCGGGGATCCGTGGAATGGAAAGAGGTTCCATCTCCAACCAACGCGATGAATATGGCAATGAAACCTATGCTGATATGGAACTGGTGCGTCTGGCAGTTCCCCGCCGGGTATTCACCTTATCACAGATCAAATATGTAGAGGACCGGATGACCTGGTTGTACGAAAACCGGGCGTTGATCGGCGGCCTCCGCTTTGTATACGAACCGCCGGTGCTCCGCTTCTTTATGGGAGGACTGGAACCGGTAAGCGATTGGCCACAAAAACTGATCGCCAAGTTCAAGGAGGACTTTGGGGAGAGTCTATAG
- a CDS encoding glycerophosphodiester phosphodiesterase — protein sequence MKRNTLFLAWILLIFGTISIQAQQIIAHRGFWKTDGSAQNSIAALMKADSVRVYGSEVDIWLSSDGIPVVNHDADVTLDGEKLIVQDTPASILRKVKLANGEPLPTMEEYLDAFSQCKHTKLIIEFKTHRAKEREDELAEKVIDMVHKRGLQDRVEYISFGINFVQQVRKLDPNAPVYYLNGDLSPGVLATMGLSGFDYHFNVLYQKPEWVKEAHALGQKVNVWTVNKPEDIQKTIDLKVDYITTDEPLLVKEILQAQ from the coding sequence ATGAAACGAAACACCCTTTTTCTTGCCTGGATACTATTAATATTTGGCACAATATCGATTCAGGCTCAGCAGATCATCGCCCACCGTGGTTTTTGGAAGACCGACGGTTCGGCACAGAACTCCATCGCAGCCCTGATGAAAGCCGATTCCGTTCGTGTATATGGTTCGGAAGTGGATATATGGCTTTCTTCAGACGGCATTCCGGTAGTGAATCATGATGCCGATGTCACGCTCGACGGGGAGAAACTGATAGTCCAGGATACGCCGGCATCCATCCTTAGAAAGGTGAAACTGGCTAATGGGGAACCGTTGCCGACGATGGAAGAATATCTGGATGCTTTTTCCCAATGTAAGCATACAAAACTGATTATTGAGTTTAAGACACATAGGGCGAAAGAAAGAGAAGACGAATTGGCGGAGAAGGTGATCGATATGGTACATAAACGCGGACTGCAGGATAGAGTGGAATATATTTCTTTCGGAATTAATTTTGTACAACAGGTCAGGAAACTCGATCCGAATGCTCCGGTCTATTATCTCAATGGCGACCTGTCGCCCGGTGTGCTCGCCACGATGGGTTTGAGCGGATTCGATTATCATTTCAACGTGCTCTATCAGAAACCTGAATGGGTGAAGGAAGCACATGCATTGGGACAAAAAGTAAATGTATGGACGGTAAATAAACCGGAAGATATCCAAAAGACCATCGACCTGAAAGTGGATTATATTACTACCGATGAACCCTTGCTGGTAAAAGAAATACTACAGGCACAATGA
- a CDS encoding TolC family protein, producing the protein MQKLFLLCICLFASSPLLYSQSVHALTLEESIEIAKSKSYSMLKLGEDLKIAEYNLKSATSRLKTHIDMTIGAPQYTETIESWKDTTGITFYYPMKELGYSTVLTINQPLPTDGNIFIQNMLSSGENLNSNFRSSRLRSRIGFSQPLHSFYAYNNIRSTLKRAELDYERSSKQYKREELNLVYQVSSAYYNLLSLQRSTEIAHLDLERQMDAHEISQNKYAAGLIREVDALQMEVDLAEAQNNHDIAVLNEVSAKNSFKELLGLDLDDSVTLNNELDYQIIVVDPEKAIEMALKNRLEVREQEIQIELQKLNIKQQKSNGMIRGSIDAYFERAGIDQQTDIGLFSSIRNSYRNLVDRNSSYGVGLTITIPILDWGENRALVRASESRLKQYNYRKEEVEREIETEVKNLIASINSNLKRLQVLEKNVLVAEKSFEITRQRFSDGDIDSQSLALERNRLNNAYTSHLRAYINYQLSLADLMRKTFYDFQNQLEVE; encoded by the coding sequence ATGCAAAAATTATTTTTACTCTGTATTTGTTTATTTGCCTCTTCCCCGTTGCTGTATAGCCAGTCGGTGCATGCCCTTACTCTGGAAGAAAGTATTGAGATCGCTAAAAGTAAAAGTTACAGTATGTTGAAATTAGGCGAAGACCTTAAAATTGCCGAATATAATCTGAAGTCTGCCACCAGCCGGCTGAAGACGCATATCGACATGACTATTGGAGCTCCACAATATACCGAAACCATTGAAAGCTGGAAAGATACTACGGGTATTACTTTTTATTATCCTATGAAAGAGCTGGGTTATTCTACTGTATTGACCATCAATCAACCTTTACCCACAGATGGTAATATATTTATCCAGAATATGTTATCGAGCGGAGAAAATTTAAATAGCAATTTCCGTTCTTCCCGCCTGCGTTCCCGTATCGGATTTAGTCAACCGCTCCACTCCTTTTATGCATACAATAATATCCGGTCGACACTCAAAAGGGCGGAATTGGATTATGAACGCTCCAGCAAACAGTACAAAAGGGAAGAATTGAATCTTGTATATCAGGTGAGTAGCGCCTATTATAATTTATTGTCGCTTCAAAGGAGTACAGAGATCGCACATCTCGACCTGGAACGGCAGATGGATGCACATGAAATATCACAGAACAAATATGCAGCCGGATTGATACGTGAAGTAGATGCTTTACAGATGGAGGTCGATCTGGCTGAAGCACAAAACAATCATGATATTGCAGTTTTAAATGAAGTCTCTGCCAAAAACTCCTTCAAAGAATTGTTAGGGTTGGATTTGGATGATAGCGTGACATTGAACAACGAGTTGGACTATCAGATCATAGTGGTCGATCCGGAGAAAGCTATTGAGATGGCGCTCAAAAACAGGTTGGAGGTCAGGGAGCAGGAGATACAGATAGAACTGCAGAAGTTGAATATAAAGCAACAGAAATCAAACGGAATGATCAGGGGTAGTATCGATGCCTATTTTGAAAGGGCCGGTATAGATCAACAGACCGATATTGGCCTTTTTTCATCCATTAGAAACTCTTACAGAAACCTGGTAGATAGAAATTCCAGTTATGGTGTGGGATTGACCATTACCATACCAATCCTCGATTGGGGTGAAAATCGGGCTCTGGTAAGAGCTTCCGAATCGAGACTGAAACAGTATAACTATCGGAAAGAGGAGGTTGAAAGAGAAATAGAAACCGAAGTGAAAAATCTGATAGCCAGCATCAACAGCAACTTAAAAAGATTGCAAGTGTTGGAGAAAAATGTGTTGGTTGCCGAAAAAAGCTTTGAGATAACACGCCAGCGGTTTTCAGATGGGGATATTGATAGCCAGAGTTTGGCATTGGAGAGGAATCGCCTGAATAACGCTTATACCTCTCACCTGAGGGCGTATATCAATTATCAGCTGTCGTTGGCTGATCTGATGAGGAAAACTTTCTATGATTTCCAGAATCAATTGGAAGTAGAGTGA
- a CDS encoding efflux RND transporter periplasmic adaptor subunit — MHYFRFDHIILKKAKIIIILTLLFCISSCNLKNKENISTYTVSNIDFENSILIEGIVEPIRFINLVCPRNVDGIVTFLIENGTYVDEGDVVCIIEDNNQQNNYDNLKISLENAIAELNKVNADLKMQYALLEAQVRNNEVDTEIADLDSLQFMFATPTQRRIKELELEMAYIEKVKFEQKLKSLDIINQSEVRKLEINIQQLTTRLQSAEKILEELTIKAPKKGLAIVADSRMTGGKLKVGDNVWNNMPLVIIPEISEMKVKMAVNETDFRHISENDSVTYTFDAMPGNSGYGRIIKKLPVGQPYKRDSKVKFFEVEASIDSVWQLPEPGFTANSRIITTYINDTIVVPQVAIYDVDSMKVVYVRNNKKYEMRQVMTGASSMKESVVTNGLKQGDVISLIKPPASYIRGRRLLPDSIR, encoded by the coding sequence TTGCATTACTTTCGATTTGACCATATTATTCTGAAAAAAGCTAAGATAATCATTATTTTAACTTTATTGTTTTGTATCTCTTCATGTAATCTGAAAAATAAAGAGAACATATCCACTTATACTGTTTCCAATATTGATTTTGAGAATTCCATTTTAATCGAAGGGATTGTAGAACCTATCCGCTTCATTAACCTGGTATGCCCCAGAAATGTGGATGGAATAGTCACTTTTTTGATAGAAAACGGGACCTATGTGGATGAAGGTGACGTGGTATGTATCATTGAGGATAATAATCAACAGAATAACTATGACAATCTGAAAATTTCTTTGGAAAATGCGATAGCTGAATTGAACAAAGTCAATGCCGATTTGAAAATGCAGTATGCCCTGTTGGAAGCACAGGTCAGGAATAATGAGGTAGATACTGAAATAGCAGATTTGGACTCTCTGCAATTTATGTTCGCTACACCCACCCAAAGAAGAATCAAAGAGTTAGAACTTGAAATGGCTTATATCGAAAAGGTAAAATTCGAGCAAAAACTCAAATCACTTGATATCATTAATCAATCAGAAGTAAGAAAGTTAGAGATAAATATCCAGCAGTTGACTACCCGGTTACAATCAGCAGAGAAAATTCTTGAGGAGTTGACCATCAAGGCTCCTAAAAAGGGATTGGCCATTGTCGCAGATTCCCGGATGACAGGTGGTAAACTGAAAGTGGGAGACAATGTTTGGAATAATATGCCATTGGTAATTATCCCGGAAATATCGGAAATGAAAGTGAAAATGGCTGTAAATGAAACAGACTTTAGGCATATCAGTGAAAACGATTCTGTAACCTACACTTTTGATGCTATGCCCGGAAATAGCGGGTATGGCCGGATAATTAAAAAATTGCCTGTTGGACAACCCTATAAAAGAGACTCGAAAGTGAAGTTCTTTGAGGTGGAGGCTTCTATAGATAGTGTGTGGCAACTCCCCGAACCCGGATTTACGGCAAACAGCCGGATAATTACAACCTATATCAACGATACTATTGTGGTTCCGCAGGTGGCAATTTATGACGTTGATTCGATGAAAGTAGTCTATGTCAGGAACAATAAAAAATATGAAATGCGTCAGGTTATGACCGGCGCGTCGTCAATGAAGGAGTCGGTTGTCACAAATGGTTTGAAACAGGGAGATGTTATTTCGCTGATAAAACCGCCGGCTTCATATATAAGAGGACGGAGACTGTTGCCGGATTCAATTCGATAG
- a CDS encoding HlyD family secretion protein translates to MKKSIIYSLSVVFFLLLVSAFCKRSIGAGPERKASDGSTIIETGELAAINSISFVIPRYGRHWYQMKVIGLLNHGEIVKKGDSIAQLDPADINKFILDQESNLETQLAVLEKLYVEQENREQESESRIRNEMASFDLKKIELEASRFESERLRRIKELEFEQAKINLEKEKRIYELNKVINANDLKIQEIRVEQIRKEIENAKNLLPALTLRTPVSGVFQIEFNRQGTTRSLYKIGDNIYAGNNLANVPELEFMKVNTQVNETDFLKIGVNQKVAVRLDALPKVVFEGEVAYIGKLCRLKDPKSRQRVFDVEVRILKPDERLKPGMTVSCEFI, encoded by the coding sequence ATGAAAAAAAGCATTATATATAGTCTTTCAGTGGTGTTTTTCCTGCTGCTTGTTTCTGCCTTCTGTAAAAGGAGTATCGGGGCGGGTCCAGAACGAAAGGCATCGGATGGAAGTACCATTATAGAGACGGGTGAACTTGCCGCTATTAACTCTATCTCATTTGTCATACCGAGGTACGGCCGGCATTGGTATCAAATGAAGGTCATTGGTTTGTTGAATCATGGGGAAATAGTCAAAAAGGGAGATTCAATTGCGCAATTGGATCCGGCAGATATCAATAAGTTTATTTTGGACCAGGAAAGTAATCTGGAAACACAACTGGCTGTGCTGGAGAAATTGTATGTGGAGCAGGAAAACAGGGAACAGGAGAGTGAATCCAGGATTAGAAATGAAATGGCTTCATTCGATTTAAAGAAGATCGAATTGGAGGCTTCCCGTTTTGAGTCGGAGCGGTTGCGGCGCATAAAGGAGCTGGAATTTGAGCAGGCGAAGATCAATCTTGAGAAAGAGAAGCGGATCTATGAACTGAATAAGGTGATCAATGCGAATGATTTGAAGATCCAGGAAATCAGGGTAGAGCAGATTAGAAAGGAGATAGAAAATGCGAAAAACCTTCTGCCGGCACTTACCTTAAGGACACCTGTGTCGGGGGTGTTTCAGATTGAATTTAACAGACAGGGCACTACCAGGAGCTTATACAAAATAGGAGATAATATATATGCCGGAAACAATTTGGCCAACGTTCCGGAATTGGAGTTTATGAAGGTGAATACCCAGGTGAATGAAACCGATTTTCTAAAGATAGGTGTTAACCAAAAAGTGGCAGTTCGTTTAGATGCATTGCCCAAGGTAGTGTTCGAGGGAGAAGTGGCTTATATCGGGAAGTTATGCCGCTTAAAAGACCCCAAATCCCGGCAACGGGTCTTTGATGTGGAGGTCAGGATATTAAAGCCGGATGAAAGGTTAAAGCCTGGGATGACGGTAAGTTGTGAATTCATATAA